ATGGTTTGCCTCGTTGTCGCTTTCCATTTCTACCGCCGCCGTCACCTCATCGATGACACGCCCACTTCGAAGACCCAGGGCGTCTTCATCGGCCTTTCCGAACTCAAGGGTACCGCCGAAAGCGAGACCCCCCTCGAAAGCTACCTCGCTGCCGCCCGCTGCGTCTGGTACAGCTACAGGGTTGAGGAGCACTATGTCCGAACCTCTGTTGATGCCAAAGGCCGTCCGACGACCCACAGCGGTTGGGAGAGCGTCGAAAAAGGCTCGAAAAGCGTTCCCGTGTTCCTCAAAGATGACACCGGCGTTATCCGCGTGTTGCCGGGTGGGGCGGAAGTACACGGCCAGGAGGTATTCAAGAAAGAGGTCAAGCGCGACGATCCGCTTTACTACGGCAAAGGCCCCGACCGTTCGATTTCCGGCTCGACCCACCGGCGGCGCTTTATCGAGGAGGCGATACCGCTTCATACCGGCATTTACGTCATCGGCCAGGCGCGCGTCCGCACTGATGCCGTTGCCGCCGAAATCGCCGCCAGCAAGGGCTCCTTATTCATCGTCTCCGTGCATCCCGAGAAACAGCACAGCGACATCTTCCGAGTATGGTACTGGCTGTGGCTCGGCATAGGGTTGGTTGCGGCGATGGTTGGGGCGGGAGTCTATTTCAGCCAAACCGCAGTTTTTGCCAGTATAGTCGTTCCAGTCGTTTTTGCGGCGTTCATTTATGGCCTGGCTGCATTTATCGGCTGGGTCTGGACTGCCTACAATAGCCTGGTCAACCTCCGGGCGAGAGTGCGCCAGGGTTTCTCCCAGATAGATGTCGAACTCAAACGCCGCGCCGATCTCATTCCCAACCTGGTGGCCGCCGTCGAGGGCTACCGAGCCCACGAAAGCGGACTTCAGCAATTGGCCGCCGAGCTGCGAAACCAACAGACCCTCACCATGGATACCCGGGACGGAGAACTTAAAGGCCTCGCCGCCAGGTTGTCGATCGTTGCTGAAAAATATCCGGATCTCAAGGCCAGCCAGTCATTCCTGGCGTTGCAGACGTCTCTCTCCGAGACCGAACAAAGGCTCGCGCTCGCCCGGGACTATTACAATTCGATCGCCACCTTTTACCGGACTCGCCTCGAGATTTTCCCGGACGGGGTTCTGGGGAGATTGCTCGGTTTCAAACCGATGGCTTTGCTGGAAGCCGCCACCTTTGAAAGGGCTCCGGTTGAGGTGAATCTGGCAGAGTGAAGCTTTTACACCGCGTTTACACGGTAACATGGATCTAATCTTACGATCTAACATTGGGTTCACATTGAGGAGGTTGTGGAAAAACTGGACCAGGCCAACAAAATAACGGCGGCTTGGGAGAGAATACACAACAAGTAGTCAATTCGAACGATGTCAAAGAGCCCTCTTTGCGAAGGCTCTTTGTTTCTCGAACGCTGTATAATCACGCTGTGAAACGGATAAATCCCAGGATCATCATCGCCATAATCGCGTCTTTCCTCGATGAACTGCTACTGGTCGTTGCGGTGGTGTGGATTCTGCCGAAATTCGGGATATCGGTGCCTGTCTGGCTCGTGGTCTTGCTCGCGGTCCTTTTTTTATTCTCCGGAGCCTGGGCTTTCGTGGTGGTGAAGCGAAAACCCAGCCTGGGTTTCGAGAATCAGGTTGGGATTAAAGGGATTGCTGGAACCATTATCGGCAGGAAAAAAGGGCTGGTTAGGATCGGTCGGCAGAATTGGTCGGCACAAACGGGAGGACCTGAAATTCGGCCGGGATGCAAAGTTGTGGTCGTATCGCAGAACGCCCTTATTTTGACCGTTGCGCTGGATGAATCTGACGAACCGGTGTAGGTGAAATATTCGCGTTATTGTGGAAGAAATTCGCAGGGTCATAACGCTTTTTGACTTCCACCAACCGTTCCCAGGTCTTACCGGGATAGGCGTCTCTTATCCTGTCTTTCTCATTAAGCCCAAGAAAATTGACGTACACCGCGGGATTTCCCTGGTCGAGCAACTTTGCGAATGACTCCGCCCATTGTTGGCGCGCTTTTCGTTCATCCTCGGTTCCATAAAAAGCCGCGATATTGGCCATGATAGGAGCTTTCCGGTTGGCATAGGCAGTTTCGTCAATCGGAACCCGGCTCATCGCACCACCGAGAACTCTTAGTTGAAGCGCCCGCATCGGCGCGTCAATCGAATTGAGATGAGCGATGATTTTTGCTAAGTTAAAGTCGATCGTGTTCAAGTGCAGGTTTAACCCAACGGCTTTCGGGTGGTAGCTCTCATCTTCCGGGAAATAGATTTCCTTATACCGCATCGGTTTGACCATATCCACAATAGGTTTAGCGAGCGCGCGAACAGGAGCGATCACTCTTTCACCTTCTTTTGGGTCTCCCGCGTAGACCATCAGCGCTATTACCGAGAGTTTACCGATCTGGTCTTTATCAATACCGGGCATCGGAGGAGTCGGCATAATGTTGATGATCGTCGACAATTCGTCAGGGGCTTTTTGGGCAATATCCACAAAACCCGCAATCACCTCGGCGGTTGCGGGTAAAAACATCATTCCACCATAACATTCGGCAAGATCATGAAGTTGGTACTTGAATTTCGTGACAACGCCAAAGTTGCCGCCACCGCCGCGAATCGCCCAAAAAAGATCAGGATGATTGTCTTTATCTATTCGTAAAATCTTCCCATCAGCAGTCACTATCTCTGCGGCTAATAGGTTATCGATTGTCAGTCCAAATTTTCGAACAAGATATCCAACACCTCCGCCCAGAGTAATTCCGCCCGAGCCTACTGAGCCGGTGTCACCGAATCCAAGTACAAGGTTATGTTTATCAAGTTCATTTGTGACCTCACCTGAGGTGAGTCCGGGCTCCGCCCATGCTGTTTTCAATTCAGTATCGATTTCGAGTTGCCGCATGTCGGTAAAGTCAATCACGATGCTATCGTCGATAACACTATAACCGGCAACGCTATGTCCGCCGCTACGGACTGCCAACTCATAATTGTTTTCTTTGGTAAAAGCGATGGTTTTCTGAACATCTGATGCATCCTTGACTCGAACAATCGCTTTCGGCTTCCTGTCGAATCCGCCGTAGAAAAGTTTCCGGGCTGTATCATAGTCCTGGTTATTCGGGAGAATTACTCTTCCTTTGATAGCTCTGGCAAAATCTTGCAGCATCACTTCGTCCACCCCTTGATATTCGATAATGTTATAGTACTCGCTCTGGCGTTGAAACCCTATATGGATGAGTGAAAACATTGTGAATTCTTGTTTCATCCGCTCAAAACAAAGGATTTTCTATAAAGCTTCCATTTCCTGAATAGTTTTGCTGCGAATATAGTGGTCAACCTCACTTTGTTAGGGAAGAAGCAACCTAAGTCCATTACGCGGCGGAAATGCGGAAAACGCTTGTATCATTAGAACACGTGTGAGTACAGCCGCTGGTGCGACGGGGTGGAAGGGAAAAGCAATGGCTAAAGAAATATTGGTTAAAGCGGTTCTTCTAAACTCTGAGAAAGTCAGTTCAAAATCAGTTTTGTTTTGATTGCCTCGTAACCTTTTACCATCACGCGGTTGTGATTCCACATCAACACTGGTTTGAAAACTATACCGAGTGCGTTCATCAACCAACCGGATGTTGATACATCCCATTGGTAAATGGTTCGGCAGCCATCGCCCTCCTCCTCGAGAGTCCAGATTCCCTCACCCTCAAGGTCGCCGGTTACTTTCATTTTCAGCCGCTTCCCGTTCTCGATTTCGGTGATTTCCAGGGTAAAAGCGAGCTCACCGACTAATCCCTGGACGGCGGCGTTAATACGTTGACCGATTTTGAGCGATTTGTCATGACCAATAATTTCAAAACGCTTCACCCCCGGCCACCATTGGGGCATCGTTTCACCATCCCGGATCAGTGACCAAACGCGATCGGGTGGAGCATCAAAGTGCCACTTTGTCACGAAATGGTATTTCAAATTGTCCATGATGTGTGCCTTACTCTTTTTCAGCCTTGTGGCAAATCCCCCAGTATCGCCTCGCCTTTGACCAGCCATGACACGCCGAAGGCTACGATGGCGATCGATTCCAGCCAGAAAGTCGGATGCAACGCGTTGATCGCATCATTCTTTGGCAGTATTCCCCCGAGGAACATGACGAGTATGCACCCCAGGATAACCCAGCCGCAGACCCGATACACGATATTACGCTCTAGCTTGCGGGGAGTTGGAGTTTGGGTGGGATCTGTTTTTGTAAAGAGAAACAACGAAAAATAGGCCAACATCAGGAACATGCAGGCCGCAAAGATCAGGTGAAAAGTGCCTACTGTCTTTGCCAGGTCTGATGGTTGCATCTCCGGTGTCGCCGGAAACAAAGCCACTCCGATCGAAAATATGCATGCAAGGATGCCAGCCGGACCGTCGCCCTTGTACCCTCGGTATGAAAAAAGAAAAACGCCGATCGCGCACAGACTTCCGACGAATATGTTTCGCATGCCGGTGTAGTAATAGGAACTGATGGAATTTTGAATGCCGGGGCTTTCGAATATCCATTTGCCGATCACAAGGACGAAAGGCAGCGAGATGCCGATTATGCCTACCGCCTTGCGTAAGGTCAGGTAGCAGCGGACTAAAACGTCGTTGGACTGCTGGGCCATTAGGAAATTATAACACCGGCAAAAAGCGAAGATTCAAATTGCTTTGGGTGGATGGTGGGCGCTATCAGTCAATAGACAGAACTTTTAGCTTAACATTCAGCCTAACCCCGAGATGAATGTGGGTGCGCCTAGATCAAGATAACAATCTAGCTTCTTGTGACGGGAAAAAATTTGAATCGATTGACTAGAG
This is a stretch of genomic DNA from Dehalogenimonas etheniformans. It encodes these proteins:
- a CDS encoding LemA family protein produces the protein MPNSNVSPFILIGAAVIAMVCLVVAFHFYRRRHLIDDTPTSKTQGVFIGLSELKGTAESETPLESYLAAARCVWYSYRVEEHYVRTSVDAKGRPTTHSGWESVEKGSKSVPVFLKDDTGVIRVLPGGAEVHGQEVFKKEVKRDDPLYYGKGPDRSISGSTHRRRFIEEAIPLHTGIYVIGQARVRTDAVAAEIAASKGSLFIVSVHPEKQHSDIFRVWYWLWLGIGLVAAMVGAGVYFSQTAVFASIVVPVVFAAFIYGLAAFIGWVWTAYNSLVNLRARVRQGFSQIDVELKRRADLIPNLVAAVEGYRAHESGLQQLAAELRNQQTLTMDTRDGELKGLAARLSIVAEKYPDLKASQSFLALQTSLSETEQRLALARDYYNSIATFYRTRLEIFPDGVLGRLLGFKPMALLEAATFERAPVEVNLAE
- a CDS encoding NfeD family protein codes for the protein MKRINPRIIIAIIASFLDELLLVVAVVWILPKFGISVPVWLVVLLAVLFLFSGAWAFVVVKRKPSLGFENQVGIKGIAGTIIGRKKGLVRIGRQNWSAQTGGPEIRPGCKVVVVSQNALILTVALDESDEPV
- a CDS encoding FAD-binding oxidoreductase, giving the protein MKQEFTMFSLIHIGFQRQSEYYNIIEYQGVDEVMLQDFARAIKGRVILPNNQDYDTARKLFYGGFDRKPKAIVRVKDASDVQKTIAFTKENNYELAVRSGGHSVAGYSVIDDSIVIDFTDMRQLEIDTELKTAWAEPGLTSGEVTNELDKHNLVLGFGDTGSVGSGGITLGGGVGYLVRKFGLTIDNLLAAEIVTADGKILRIDKDNHPDLFWAIRGGGGNFGVVTKFKYQLHDLAECYGGMMFLPATAEVIAGFVDIAQKAPDELSTIINIMPTPPMPGIDKDQIGKLSVIALMVYAGDPKEGERVIAPVRALAKPIVDMVKPMRYKEIYFPEDESYHPKAVGLNLHLNTIDFNLAKIIAHLNSIDAPMRALQLRVLGGAMSRVPIDETAYANRKAPIMANIAAFYGTEDERKARQQWAESFAKLLDQGNPAVYVNFLGLNEKDRIRDAYPGKTWERLVEVKKRYDPANFFHNNANISPTPVRQIHPAQRSK
- a CDS encoding SRPBCC family protein; the encoded protein is MDNLKYHFVTKWHFDAPPDRVWSLIRDGETMPQWWPGVKRFEIIGHDKSLKIGQRINAAVQGLVGELAFTLEITEIENGKRLKMKVTGDLEGEGIWTLEEEGDGCRTIYQWDVSTSGWLMNALGIVFKPVLMWNHNRVMVKGYEAIKTKLILN
- a CDS encoding DUF998 domain-containing protein, producing the protein MAQQSNDVLVRCYLTLRKAVGIIGISLPFVLVIGKWIFESPGIQNSISSYYYTGMRNIFVGSLCAIGVFLFSYRGYKGDGPAGILACIFSIGVALFPATPEMQPSDLAKTVGTFHLIFAACMFLMLAYFSLFLFTKTDPTQTPTPRKLERNIVYRVCGWVILGCILVMFLGGILPKNDAINALHPTFWLESIAIVAFGVSWLVKGEAILGDLPQG